A region of the Lycium barbarum isolate Lr01 chromosome 1, ASM1917538v2, whole genome shotgun sequence genome:
tattaacttatgggtcaagtttacatttaaaaattttgaaatcatgatttgggatttcatcgcATGACATGAAGTCACATGTCCAAACACTAATTTCATTATCGCGTGTCCAAACGCCTgcttaaaaaataagctaaatgattttatttttaaatcccgtttaaaaaaaaaggtatatTTGTACTATTTGTATGGGGCCGCGGGGGGggtatctgctctaaatcgcaaagttgaggggtatatttaattTGCAGATTTGCCCTacacaaaaaataattttaaccatatataaatattataattttttaccGCAGGGTCGAACCCCTCGGCCCTTCCTCCCTCCGCCCCTGCTTCCAGAACGAAATACTGGCAAAAAGTTTGAATTCTCATCTGAAGAGTAACGAGGAAAGACAATAAAACAGTAGAATAATTTCAAGGGACAAACATTGTGATGGTGCCTAttagcattttaatattaaaatatattAAATTGCCTCATATTAAAGTTCCTCAATGTTCTTTTACTGCTGATGTTCGTGCCTCATTACACGAATGAGTTAGTGGCAGATTAATTTCCCATGTAACCTCTGTCAATTCTTCTCCCACGGTACCAGATTGTGGCCTTAATTTCCTTTAAACCAAATCAGTTAGTGGTAAGAATATGGCCACTATTCTTCCTTTGTAACTTATGTAACCTCCTTATAataattcttccattatctacCTATTTTACTATCCCATTCATGTCCTATTCAATTCTAGGATGATTTTCTAAACTATAAATAGAGTCTTCCTTAGCTTTTGGGGGTAGAGAAAAATATATACTTCGGAGAGTTCTTGAAAAGTAAGGAAAAAAAagagagtttattagttgaaggaaggtgttcttgtTTTTAGTGGaactttggactcaacatcttgtccagaatTTGTTGAGTTGTACGACGTGATCGggttgttgtatcctggaggggacaagtcagaaagattactgctggaccggtagatttgctgcagtgggcttgaatctccttgaagagagcgagatatccgcgtcTCAGCCGAAGAtaattttatttcttcattttattttttcaattgtaattgtaatttcattaTATTATCACCAACACATTGATAAAACCAAAGATATATTTATACAATAGAATGATAGTCCAACATGACACAATTAACCAACAACTAGTATGTTGAAGGTTCGAAATTGTATGAAAAGGAAAATGCTGTGACTATAGCTATAAAATTCATTCCCTATGCACTTGGGTCCTTGTCCGATGAGCTATCGGTCATGATTTCATCTTCTTCGTCGTAATTCAGCTCCTATAAGAAATATAAATTTTCCATATCAATTGTCAACAAAAGAAACAGAACACGCTTTCTATACTTGATTCAATGCACTAAAATTAATTAAGTTCCACCAGATAAATATGAAATGTGAAATGTGAAACTTGCCTTTAGATGATCTCCTTTTatcttcttttcttcttccttctccCTCAGCGTTCGAATTGGAGAAATTCTTAGCTGCAATATACAACCACGTTCAATCTATCAATCAATCAACTTCATCTCAATGGGAAACAGTTTATTCTTCGAAATCTCTATATCCATTTCACTGTAATCATGTTCACTTCAttcaaataccaaaaaaaaaaaaaaaaggtcccaAGTTCCAAGTTCATTGAATTTCACACAACCAGAAACAAGATaattgttcaaaaaaaaaaacaacttataaTCGAATTACTTTTTAAATTTCTTGCATCTTCACTTAAGATAAATCTCTAATTACAAAAGGGAAAAGGTCTAAATTTACCTCTGAACTATGCGAAATGGTCTAGATTTACCCTCCGTTAATATTGGAGTCAAATATACCGCTGCAGTTATTAAAGTGACCAAATATAACCTTATTTTCAAACacagggattttttttttaaaactttccATTTTTGGTCAGACTAAAATTCACCTGAAAGCAATCAGAACTAAAAATAGAGTTACCGTGCAGGATAATCTGAGTTCTTTTAATCGAAAAAGCCGATCAACTTCAAGCTCAAGCTCTTTCTGTTCCTCTCCTCTGTTTAACATCTCTTTCATCTGCAAATCTAACATCAAATCCCTTTCTTTCAACATCTTCTCTGTTTTCTCTCTATCGATTCTCAGTCTTTCTAGCTTTT
Encoded here:
- the LOC132626592 gene encoding high mobility group B protein 6; its protein translation is MASTAPSPFPNNQIHPPKIGRKPLQPKNIPSIPLTTNPKQPQKCIQNSNKENLDFYSDFSTTKKATNPISIIQAEPFDSSLAEELSAIREKLERLRIDREKTEKMLKERDLMLDLQMKEMLNRGEEQKELELEVDRLFRLKELRLSCTLRISPIRTLREKEEEKKIKGDHLKELNYDEEDEIMTDSSSDKDPSA